In Trichoplusia ni isolate ovarian cell line Hi5 chromosome 7, tn1, whole genome shotgun sequence, a single genomic region encodes these proteins:
- the LOC113495735 gene encoding pancreas transcription factor 1 subunit alpha, which produces MKLLSCAMFNMDGVNGTRCSSMDNTSVVPLPVGDSPTSANSSDMYMYDDSSMSDGSLYASDQENLSTPRRRSDYRRLHRRRSTLRCPQQQIQQRQAANLRERRRMQSINDAFEGLRAHIPTLPYEKRLSKVDTLKLAIGYISFLGELVRADRCSSDTMLTGVTNTHNKEEQKKVIIRGSNLQAHSLSWSRRGERTSGSTLHAKIWVPEDPRIFPSTPTIIEKEELR; this is translated from the exons ATGAAGCTGTTATCGTGTGCTATGTTCAATATGGATGGGGTGAACGGAACCCGATGTTCCTCAATGGACAATACGAGTGTAGTGCCTTTGCCAGTGGGGGATTCTCCAACATCAGCCAACAGTTCCGACATGTACATGTACGATGACTCGTCGATGTCCGACGGGAGTCTGTACGCCAGCGACCAGGAGAATCTGTCGACACCGAGACGAAG GTCTGATTACCGTCGCTTGCACCGACGTCGGTCTACGTTGCGGTGCCCTCAGCAGCAAATACAGCAGAGGCAGGCCGCTAACCTGCGCGAGCGACGTCGCATGCAGTCCATCAACGATGCCTTCGAAGGCTTGAGAGCTCATATCCCCACTCTGCCTTACGAAAAGAGGCTGTCGAAGGTCGACACTTTGAAGCTAGCCATCGGATACATCAGCTTTCTTGGCGAACTG GTGCGAGCTGACCGATGCTCTTCAGACACCATGTTGACTGGAGTCACGAACACGCATAACAAGGAGGAACAGAAAAAAGTCATCATTAGAG GTAGCAACCTCCAGGCTCACTCTCTGTCGTGGTCCAGACGCGGCGAGAGGACATCGGGCTCAACCCTACACGCCAAGATATGGGTGCCAGAGGACCCCCGAATCTTTCCAAGCACACCCACCATCATTGAAAAGGAAGAACTCAGATAA
- the LOC113495733 gene encoding enolase-like, giving the protein MPIKLLLARQIFDATGVPTVEVDMVTELGLFRIGVPSTDVKKVAESLQLRDNHPTEYHGMGVLMAVKNINSIIAPELIKQNLEVTMQKEIDHFMIALDGTETRSRLGANAIMAVSLVVAKAGAAKKGVPLYRHVSDMAGVTTIILPVPHFTILTGGILSSNGLPFQEYLIIPTGASSFGEAMRIGTEIYTYVKNIILNKYFVETTYVSDNGGFSIPLQSHRDALLFLTDAIKQCGYHGKAEIGINAAASDLYKDGAYDLEFKNPNSNPQEYMSSDKLAEVYLDNIKEFPVCSIEDAFEYDDWSAWSLLTTRTSAQLFGNDLTQTNLRRVGLAVEKKAGNTIGLRINQAGTLTEVVECFKLLKANGFGVVVCDRWGETEDLFLADLVVGLSAGQIKCGAPARCDRIGKYNQVLRIEEELGALSKYAGKNYRGQL; this is encoded by the coding sequence aTGCCGATTAAACTATTGCTTGCTCGCCAAATATTTGACGCTACGGGCGTACCAACGGTCGAGGTCGACATGGTGACAGAACTAGGACTATTTCGTATTGGCGTTCCATCGACAGACGTTAAAAAAGTTGCAGAGTCATTGCAGTTGAGAGATAATCACCCAACGGAATACCATGGCATGGGTGTATTGATGGCGGTAAAGAATATCAATTCTATAATTGCACCAGAACTAATTAAGCAGAACCTAGAAGTTACGATGCAAAAAGAAATAGACCATTTTATGATAGCCCTGGACGGCACTGAAACTCGATCAAGACTAGGAGCCAACGCCATAATGGCGGTGTCCTTGGTGGTAGCTAAAGCTGGTGCGGCAAAGAAAGGAGTACCTTTATACAGACACGTTTCAGATATGGCAGGAGTCACCACTATTATTTTGCCAGTTCCCCACTTCACCATTCTCACTGGAGGAATACTATCATCCAATGGCCTTCCTTTccaagaatatttaattataccaACAGGAGCCTCATCTTTTGGAGAAGCGATGCGCATTGGGACCGAAATATACACTTacgtaaaaaatatcatattgaataaatattttgttgaaactaCATACGTAAGTGACAACGGCGGCTTTTCTATTCCACTACAGAGTCACAGAGATGCACTTCTTTTTCTTACTGATGCTATAAAGCAGTGCGGATATCATGGAAAGGCCGAAATAGGTATCAATGCAGCCGCTTCAGATTTATACAAAGATGGCGCTTATGATTTAGAGTTTAAGAATCCTAACTCGAATCCTCAGGAATATATGTCTTCCGACAAGCTTGCGGAGGTCTACTTAGACAACATTAAAGAGTTTCCAGTGTGCTCTATTGAAGATGCTTTTGAATATGACGACTGGTCTGCGTGGTCACTTTTAACGACTCGCACTTCGGCACAACTGTTCGGCAATGATTTGACACAGACCAATTTAAGAAGAGTTGGCCTAGCTGTTGAGAAAAAAGCCGGTAACACAATTGGATTGCGAATTAATCAAGCTGGGACATTGACCGAGGTTGTCGAGTGTTTCAAGTTGTTAAAAGCAAACGGATTTGGAGTCGTCGTTTGCGATAGGTGGGGTGAGACTGAGGACTTGTTCCTGGCCGACCTGGTGGTGGGATTGTCGGCAGGTCAAATTAAATGTGGTGCACCTGCGCGCTGTGACCGGATCGGCAAGTACAACCAGGTCCTGAGAATAGAGGAGGAATTAGGGGCGCTCTCAAAGTACGCTGGCAAGAATTATCGCGGACAGTTGTAA